The Moorena producens PAL-8-15-08-1 genomic interval TTGGAACCGGTTACTCTTCTCTGAGCTATCTGAGACTATTTCCCTTTGATGTGTTAAAAATTGACCGTTCTTTCGTTTGCCAACTTACAGAGGATGCAAAAAACGAAGCCATTACTACTGCGATTTTGCAAATGGCTCACAGTCTCAACTTGAAGGTGGTGGCAGAAGGGGTGGAGACAACTAGCCAACTAGCCTTCCTGTGTGGTCATAAGTGTGATGAAATTCAGGGTTATTGCTTCAGTCCTCCATTATCGGCTCCAACCTTCACAGAATTGCTTTGTACTGGTAAAAGGCTTTCACTCTCTTATCTGGGATAATTTATTAGTTTAATTTATTAGTTTTTTAATTTCTTAAATTGATTAGCAATTAGTAATACCTCCTATAGGATTTTAAAATTAATTGTTAAAAATAATTCCAGTTATTTGAAATTACCCAAAATCCCGATTAACTTCCCTATATACTTTATTATATCTTGCATTTTGCCTTTTCCATGTAAGGCTTTACCTCAGGGATTATGTTAACAACTAAAATGTAAATTCTATAGCAATTAGCAATTGTTGGCATTATCAATGGTTTGAAAGACAGATATTTTGTAGGGACACGATCTGAGCGTGCCCCTACTGTTTCCCATCGAGATCAGAGCAAGTATAATCGCCTAAAAACTCAGCACTCCGCAGTAATTAACTGAGTATTCCGCTTAGATTACTTGCTCCACTTCAGCGATTTCAGGGATAAATTCCCTTAAGCGGCGCTCAATCCCCATTCTCAGGGTCATGGTAGAGCTAGGGCAAGACCCGCAGGCTCCCTGGAGTCTTAATTTAACAGTCGGACCATCTAACTCAACTAGCTCCACATTCCCACCGTCAGCGATCAGGTAAGGACGCATCTCATCCAGGACTGTTTCAACATTTTCTGGAGTGAGTGCCATTGTTTCTGACATAATAAACCTCAGCTACATTGTAATTTCATGATAACTATGTTAATGGTAGCTTTCTGTGAGAAATGACTAATGACTAAGGACTGATGACTGATGACCGATATCATGGTTAAGGTTTAGGATAGCGATCGCACCATGTCTCATCCTCTATACGTTGCCTTTATCTGGCATCAGCACCAACCGATTTATAAATCCCACAAGGGTGCCTCGGTGGCATCAGGCCAATATCATCTACCTTGGGTACGCCTACATGGCACGAAAGATTACCTAGATTTGGTGCTGCTCCTAGAGAGCTACCCTAAGTTGCATCAAACGGTGAATCTAGTACCAACTCTAATTTTGCAACTAGAAGATTACATTGATGGTACTGCTTTCGATCCTTATCTGACCCTAGCGCTAACCTCCACTGAACAACTGACTCAACACCAGAAGCAATTTATTATCGAACATTTCTTTGATGCCAATCACTACACCCTGATTGACCCCCATCCCCGCTATCGGGAACTGTATGAGAGCCGCCAAGATCAAGGGAAAGAGTGGTGCCTAAACAATTGGACATTAGAGGATTACAGCGATCTACTAGCATGGCATAACCTAGCGTGGATTGATCCGTTGTTTTGGGATGATCCCGATATTGCTAGATGGTTGGAGCAGGGGCGAAACTTCACTTTGTCAGACCGACAGCGCATTTACTCCAAGCAACGAGAAATCCTCAGCCGCATCATCCCCCAGCACCGGAAAATGCAAGATGCTGGTCAACTGGAAATAACTACAAGTCCCTATACTCACCCTATTCTACCGTTGTTAGTGGATACGAATTCTGGTCATGTAGCTGTTCCTGAGATGAGTCTACCCCAACAGCGATTTCAGTGGGAGGAGGATATTCCCCGACACCTCCAGAAGGCTTGGCAGATGTATACAGAAAAATTTGGACGAGCTCCACGTGGGCTATGGCCTTCCGAACAGTCAGTCAGTCCTGAAATTTTACCTTACATTGCCGAAGCTGGGTTTAATTGGATCTGCTCTGATGAATTAGTATTGGCTTGCAGTATCAACCACCGTTTCCATCGGGATGAGAGGGGGAATGTTACCGAACCAGAGTTACTTTACCGCCCTTATCGTCTACAAACAGAACACAAAGACCTAGCGATTGTGTTTCGAGACCACCGCTTATCAGATTTGATTGGCTTTACCTATGGGTCAATGTCGCCGACTAAGGCAACGGCTGATTTGGTAGGACATTTAGAGGGGATTCGCGCTTCCCTTGCGATCGCAGAGTTTAACCCTGACACCTCGAAACCCCAGCAATCAGAGGCTTGCAGCGGTTTAGAACAGCCTTGGCTAGTCACGATTGCTTTAGATGGAGAGAATTGCTGGGAAAACTATTCCGAAGATGGTTTACCCTTCCTCAAATCCCTCTATCAAACTTTGAGTGATCATCCTCATATCAAACTCGTAACGGTTTCTGAGTTTATTGAACAATTTTCCCCTACAGAAACTATTCCGGTAAGTCAACTACATAGTGGTTCCTGGATAGATGGTAGCTTCACCACTTGGATTGGTGACCCAGTCAAGAATCGAGCTTGGGACTTACTAAGTGAAGCACGACAAACCTTAGCCAAGCATCCAGAAGCCACGGAAGAAAATAATCCAGAAGTTTGGGAAGCTTTGTATGCAGCAGAAGGTTCTGACTGGTTTTGGTGGTTTGGTGAGGGTCATTCCTCCAACCAAGATGCCGTCTTTGACCAGCTGTTCCGGGAACATTTGTCGGGGATTTACCGAGCACTGAATGAGCCAATGCCACCTAATCTCAAACACCCCTTAGTATCTCTTCAGGTACCTTGATTGAACCGGCTAACTAATATACTATTATTTGTGGCTGTCGTGCCCGATAAATTGGGCTGCCATTAGGCTGGCTGGTTTAATCGGCAAGATTAATCAGGCTAGTTATGTCAAGGAAAATTTCAGCAGTCCAGAAACCAACTATATCCAAGCCGTGAAGCTATCTATCTACCACACCCCGGAAGAAACTCCGAAAGACACCTTACCAGACTGTGCGATCGCAATTGATGTCCTGCGAGCCACGACGACCATGGCTACAGCTTTAAATGCTGGTGCTGAAGCGGTGCAAGTGTTCAGTGATATCGACAAGTTAATGCAAATCAGCGAACAATGGCCCACTGACAAACGGCTACGAGCTGGGGAAAGGGGTGGTAAAATGGTAGAGGGCTGTGATATGGGTAACTCGCCCTTAATTTGCACACCTGAGCGAGTAGATGGAAGGCGACTATTCATCAGTACCACCAACGGTACCCGTGCTTTACAGCGTGTCCAAAATTCCCCGGTAGTCCTAGCAGCGGCCTTAGTGAATCGTGTGGCAGCAGTGGAGTATTTACTGACCCACAAACCAGATACTATTTGGCTAGTGGGGTCAGGTTGGGAAGGAGCCTACTCCCTAGAAGACACAGTTTGTGCTGGGGCGATTAGTCAAAGACTTATGGAAGAAACTGGAAACTCAGTGGATGACATTGCTGGTAATGATGAAGTAATTGGTGCGATCGCACTTTACTCCCAGTGGCAAGATAAGTTACTAGAGATGTTCTATCACGCTAGTCACGGAAAACGGCTGCTGCGGCTGAATGGTCATGAAGATTTAAAGTATTGCGCTCAAACCGATGTATTAGAGGCTTTACCGATTCAGAAAGAACCAGGAGTTTTGGTTAAAAACCCAGTTAACAGGTAACAGGCAAACAGGTAACTAGATCTTTTTTGCTGTTTTAGTGTGCCTAGACAATTATTTTTTAATTTTCAGATATCCTCTAATTTTTGGCAATGGACTCACCAAAATTTAATTCACTGAGCCAATTTCTCCAAGGACTAAGTGAAGAACAATTAGCTGGCCGGTAAAAGAAGCCCCACGTCCGAACTGAAAGTCGGCGTGGTCAGAAGTATCCGCAAGAATAGGGCAGCCTTGATCATAAAGTTTTAACCCTTTTACGTATAGCCGATCCACCCTAAAGGCTGCCCTAATAAACAGGTTTCATCTCCGGGATGAATTTTACACAGAGTCTTTGGGATTCGGCAAAGCCGACGCGGGGCGCGTTCGGGGAAACGCGCTATCAAGCTTCTAAGTACCTCTGATTGGTTCATCCCCCTTTTGGTTGCTTCTTGTTCCAGTTTTTTCTTTTCATACTCGGTTAACCGTATCGTCATTTTTAGGGTTTTCATTATGACTTGCCATTTGACTAGCTGTATACTATACTAATAGTAGGTCGAAAAACAGGAGATAGCAACAATGAGAGCAGCTTATCAATACCGACTAAGGTTAACCAAAGCCCAGGAATCTGAAATAGAGAAATGGCTGGATCTACTTCGTTGCCAATACAACTATTTGCTTGCAGATAGGTTTAATTGGTATGAGCAAAATCGCTGCTCCATTAACTCCTGTCCTTTGATTTGCCATCTACCAAGTTTGAGAGCCAACCCTGACTATTTCTCTCAAAAGAAAACTCTTCCTCAGTTAAAGAAGGATAGACCTTGGTATAAAGTGGTTCAATCTCAAGTCCTTCAAGACTGTGTAAAGAGAGTTGATTTAGCTTTTAAGCGGTTCTTGAAGGGTGACAGTAATGGAAAAAGAAGTGGAAAACCTCGATTTAAAGGAAAGAACAGGTACAGATCATTTACTTTTCCGTCTTTATCCAAAACCCCTATAAATGGCAATACTTTGACTCTTCCAAAGTTTGGAAAGGTCAGGATGATTTATCATCGACCTATTCCAGAAGGGTTTAAAATCAAAACAGCGACCATAACTCGAAAGGCTGATGGATACTATGTTACGCTGTCAATCCAAGATGATACCGTCCCGGATGTCATTCCAGTAGACAGCGTTAAAAATCCTATCGGAATAGACATGGGTCTCAAGTCTTTCCTAGTTAAGTCTGAAGGTTCAGAGGTGCCAATTCCTCAGTACTACAGAAAGGCTCAAGAACGACTAAAGAAAATCCAAAAAGCTGTCAGTAGATCAAAAAAAGGTAGTAACAATAGAAAAAAAGTTGTAAATCAATTAGGGAAAGCTCACAAGAAGGTAGCTGATACCCGAAAAGATTTTCATTTTAAGACTACTAAAAGTCTACTAGATGACTATGATTTAGTTGCTCATGAAAAATTAAACATCAAAGGTTTAGCCAGAACTAGAATGGCTAAATCTGTATTGGACGCTGGATGGGGGCAATTCCTGTCAATCTTATCAACCAAAGCCGTTCGCGTAGCGTGGCCTACGGCCTTAAACGCTGGGTTGGTCACAGTTGCAGTAAATCCTCGAAATACTAGCCAAAATTGTTCTAACTGCGGAACAAAAGTACCTAAAAAACTAAAAGACCGCATCCATTCTTGTCCTTCCTGTGGTTACACCGAAGATCGTGATGTGAATGCGGCAAAAAATATATTGAAATTGGCGGTGGGGCATCCCGTCAGCAGTAAAGCTTTCCGAGTATCCGAAGCGTTGGCTGGAGTTGGAAAGAAGCCCACACTGAATTTTTAAAAGTCAGTGTGGGAGTATGTCACCTCAACGATTAGGAGTGGCACCAGCAACACTTCAAGAATTAAGAGAAAAACCTGATTTTAAGCAATGGAGTCAGGATAAAGACCCAGAATCAGTTTCCTGGCGATATCAGAAGGATAAGCAACGCTATATAATTAACTTATCCTTTGGATGATTATTGTTGTTTAGTTTGTGATTGCTTAGTTCTGATGAATCAGAGTTTCGTTGAATGTACCAGTAACGCTAATCAATACTAAAACTGCTTCAAAAAGCGCAAATCACTGTTATACAAGCGACGAATATCGTCAATCTGGTGCAGCACCATGGCAAAACGTTCTACTCCAAAGCCAGCAGCGAAACCTGTATAAATTTCAGGATCATAGCCTACAGCTTTGAGTACATTGGGGTCAACCATCCCGCAACCCATCACTTCTAACCATTTTCCCTTCCACTGCACATCCACCTCTGCTGAAGGTTCAGTGAAAGGAAAATAACTGGCACGAAAACGCACTTCTAACTCTTCCCCAAACATTGCTTCCAAAAATTCCTTAAGGGTTCCTTTGAGGTCGGTAAAGGTTATCCCTTCATCCACTGCCAACAGTTCTATTTGATGGAACACTGCAGAGTGGGTAGCATCTACCGTATCCCGTCGATAAACTCGACCAGGTGCCACAATCCGAATCGGTGGCTCATGGTTTTCCATGTAGCGAATCTGTACCGAAGAGGTATGGGTACGCAGCAAATTCCCATCGGGCAAGTAAAAGGTATCTTGCATATCCCGAGCCGGATGGTCAGGGGGAGTATTAAGGGACTCAAAGTTATAGTAATCTGTCTCCATCTCTGGGCCAGTAGCAATGGTGTAGCCTAAACCAACAAAAATATCTAAGGCCCGATCAATGGTGCTATTGAGGGGGTGAATTCGACCTTGGGGACGATATACCCCTGGCATAGTCACATCCAGGGTTTCTGATCGCAATTTTTCCTGAATTTCAGCTGCTTTCAGGTCTTGCAGCCTCTGCTCTAGGTTCTGCTGGAGGGTTTCTTTGACAACATTTGCGATCGCACCAATCTGAGGTCGGTCTGCTGGTGCTAACTTACCCATTCCCCGCAATATCTGAGACAGTTGCCCTTTCTTGCCTAGGTAATTAATGCGCAACTGTTCCAATTGTTCCAAGGTATCAGCAGAAGCGATCGCAATGGTTGCTTCTTCTTTGAGTGTAGCTAGTTGGGTCTCAATCTCGTTGAGGCTTGTCATCAGTAATTTTAGGTTGTAAGAGAAGAACCGGAAACCCCTGTCATTGTATGCAGGACTGTTTCATTTTACTTAAAAAATTGTCAGGTGAGTGGGGTAGACGGTCTTAGAGTACATCAATTTCAGATTAGAATCGAACAGCGACTTTTATCTTTGGCTGCAGTATCTTATCTCATGAAATTGCTCATCAGCAACGATGATGGTATTTTTGCCCTTGGTGTGCGTACCCTTGCCAACACCCTCGCTGAAGCGGGGCATAATGTTACCGTAGTATGTCCTGACCGAGAGCGCTCAGCAACTGGTCACGGTTTGACCCTCCATGACCCGATCCGTGCTGAAGTTATAGATCACATCTTTCATCCCAAGGTTACTGCTTGGTCTTGTTCTGGAACCCCTTCAGACTGTGTAAAGCTGGCTTTGTGGGCATTAATGGATACCGCACCAGATTTAGTGCTTTCTGGCATTAACCATGGCTCTAACCTCGGTACTGATGTCCTCTACTCTGGTACTGTCTCAGCCGCTATGGAAGGGGTAATCGAAGGGATTGCCAGCATTGCCTTCAGTCTAGCCACCTACACCTCAAAGGAGTTTCAAGTAGCCGCTTCGTTTGCGAAAACTCTCGTAAATCAGCTCTCCAAGCAACCCTTACCGGAAACAACATTACTCAATGTGAACGTGCCAGCTGTTAAGCTCTCAGACATAGCTGGGATTGCGATCACCCGTCAAGGGATTCGTCGTTACATTGAGAATTTTGAGAAACGAGTTGATCCCCGAGGCAAAATCTATTACTGGTTAGCTGGTGAAGTTATTGAGGATATTGAACAACCCGATCATATTCACTTACCTCAAGATATCCCTACGGATGTTCAGGCAATTCGCGACAACTACATTAGCATCACCCCTTTGCAATATAACCTTACTGATACTCCTAGGGTATATCACTTGCAGCAGTTGAAACTAGGTCAAGATGAAGGATGTTCGCCCTAGGCGTCCCTTGTAGGGTAAGATTAATGATGAAAGATGAAGGATGAAGAATAAAGTTTTTAAAAATGTTTATTTTCTGAATTTATATTGACAAATGAGCAACTTTACTGTTTTTATACAGAAATGCAAATGACCGTTTAACCCTCAAAATTAAGCTAAAAAGCCCCCATGCTGTGACAACTTTAGTCGGCGGATTTCTATAACCATTGAAGCAAGTATTGATGAGATTCTTGGTAATTGTAAGACCCCTTGGCAATAGCTAAAGAAATAAAAAGGTGAAACCAACTAGTCAACTATTTATTTATTTTACTTTTTTTTATTCAACCTTGGCCTTTCGGCCACGCTTGCGCGTTCAACTTTCAACCTTCAACTTTTAAATTTTAGCCTTCAACCTTGGCCGTTGGCCACGCTACGCGAACAACCTTTAATTTTCCACCTTTAACCTTTAACCTTTAACCTTTAACTTTCCACCTTCAACCTTTAACCTTTAACCTTTAACTTTCCACCTTCAACCACCGCCTCGATAGTACAGTTCAAGAAAACGAAAAAACTTTTCACAGAGTTCTGGATCTCTTGCACCAACGTTTATTTCTTTGGTAATTTCTGCTACCGCCTGTTTCCAGTAGGGGCGAATGCCTGGGGGGTCACTACGGTTACGATATAGCCGCTTGCTGATGATAGCATCTGCCGCATTCACCAGCTGAAAGACCTGAACAATGTAAGGAATTTTCTCACCACGCAACCCATCCGGATAACCAGTGCCATTGAGCCTCTCTTGGTGGGTACGCACTAAGAATGCAAACTCCTTCAGGAACGGATGCTGGTTACAAATCAGTTCTGAAACTTCAGGATACTCCTTAACTTTTGTCCACTCCTTTTCTGTCAGCGGTCCTGTTTTGAACAGGATCTGATCGGGAATGCTAATTTTCCCTAAACCGTGGCAATAGCACAAAAAAACCAGCTGACGCATTGCTTCTGGCTCTAAGTTTAACCAGCGCCCAAAATGCATGCACATAGTTCGCAGACGATAGCACCTTAAGCCAATCGGGACGTTGCGAGCCAACTGGATTTGTTCAAGGAAATTTAGGATATCGGCGTCCCCAGAACGAAGCATCAAACTTTGAAGTTGGTTTTGGTTTTAACAATTAAATTATCCCTATCTATTAGCTTACACTTGTGAATTTTTTATGAAGCTAACCTAGTTTAGTAAGTCATTTTCTCATAATGGTAGTTCTCTAGAAGTAGTGATAGACCTTTATAAAATCCACTCCTAGCAAAAAATAAAACTGCCAAATTAACTACTTGTTTAGAACTAGCGAACTCATAATTTTGGTTAATTTTTTATGAAGCTGATTCACTTTATTGAGTTGCGATCGCATAGTGAACTAACTCAACTAGTTTCTGACGCAATGTCTCCAGTCCAAGACCTTTACTAGCAGAAATAAACACTCCTTGAGGAAATTCTTCTTTCGCTAACGCTAGGGTATCACTGTCTACTTGGTCAATTTTATTAAATGCCACTAAAATCGGTCCTGGTGTAATGGGCATATCCCTGAGAATCCCCATTACAGAACGAATGTGACTAGCCCACGCTGAATGGGATAAATCCACTAAATGCAGCAAAGCATCTGCTTCTGTTACTTCTTCGAGGGTAGCCCGAAATGAATCTACTAAGGGTGGGGGTAACTCGTGAATAAACCCTACCGTATCGATCAATAGCATAGCGCTAGATTTACCCGTTACTGAGTCAACAATAGGTAAGCGTCGGGTGGTGGGGTCAAGGGTAGCAAATAACTGGTCAGCGGTATAAACCTCAGCATTGGTTAGGGTATTCAACAGGGTAGATTTGCCCGCATTTGTATAACCAACGACCGCCACTGTTGGAACGTCCTGTTGCTGACGCCGCTGCCTTAACCTTGACCGATGAGCCTGTAATTGGTTTACTTCTTGTTGAAGTCGGGCAATTCGACGCTGAATGGAGCGACGTTCCGTTTCCAGTTTGGTTTCACCCGGACCACGAGTACCAATGCCACCCCCTAAGCGGGACATGGCCTGACCCCGACCAGTAAGGCGAGGCAACATATATTCTAGTTGTGCCAGTTCCACCTGCAATTTACCAGCACGGGACTGAGCTCGTTGGGCGAAAATATCAAGAATCACTTCAGTACGGTCTACAACCCGAACACCAATTTGGGATTCTAGGTTGCGAACTTGTGCTGGTGATAGGTCGCGGTCAAATACGACCAGATTAGCGGCTAGGGTTTGGGTAGTCAGGGCAATTTCCTCGACCTTACCCCTACCAACTACTGTTTGGGGATGGGGATGCGATCGCTTTTGCTGGATTACCCCTAATACTTCTCCACCAGCGGTTTCCACCAACCGCCCAATTTCTGCTAAGCCATCTTCAAATCGCTCTGGGCTGATTTTTTCAGTCATTAATCCTATAATCAGCACCCTATCTTGGTCAACATCGACTTGCTGAGCCACAAATTGCCGTCGAAACTCAGCTTCTAGCTCTTCGACCAATTCCTGGAAATCCTGCTTAGTCAGAATATCCAGACTCATGGGTGATGATACACTCCAATTGAGGAGTTGAGAGTCTACCTTATTGTTTGCTTCTGAGTTACTAGGAGGGAGCAAATGTGCGAGATAGGTTTCTTTGATATAACCTGTTGCTCCACCACCCCGCCTTATCATACCTGACCCAGTAATCGTAAGTACCACCAATGCATCCAATCGCTGAATTGCCATAGCCGTGAGGGTAGATTCTCTAGGGGTTTCTGATTTGAGCTGAGTGGCAATACAGCGAATCCCGCACAATCGTTCAGCACCGTAACGGGGCAATTCCAGGGGAGGAATTTTGGTCTGAGTAGGGGTACCTACAGCCACACGAATCACTTGTCCCCGGCGATTGATGTAGGTGCATAGGGGCTGTTGAATATCTGTGCTAATGGCTGCAACACGTTGAGCAAACTCCGGTGTAGTCAAGTTATCGCTAGGTAAGCGTTGGTGATACAACCGTTTGAGTTGCTTGAGCTGGCTAGGCTTAAGACCTTGAAGATTACCGTAGAT includes:
- the surE gene encoding 5'/3'-nucleotidase SurE — its product is MKLLISNDDGIFALGVRTLANTLAEAGHNVTVVCPDRERSATGHGLTLHDPIRAEVIDHIFHPKVTAWSCSGTPSDCVKLALWALMDTAPDLVLSGINHGSNLGTDVLYSGTVSAAMEGVIEGIASIAFSLATYTSKEFQVAASFAKTLVNQLSKQPLPETTLLNVNVPAVKLSDIAGIAITRQGIRRYIENFEKRVDPRGKIYYWLAGEVIEDIEQPDHIHLPQDIPTDVQAIRDNYISITPLQYNLTDTPRVYHLQQLKLGQDEGCSP
- a CDS encoding CopG family transcriptional regulator, which translates into the protein MKTLKMTIRLTEYEKKKLEQEATKRGMNQSEVLRSLIARFPERAPRRLCRIPKTLCKIHPGDETCLLGQPLGWIGYT
- a CDS encoding HD-GYP domain-containing protein; translation: MLRSGDADILNFLEQIQLARNVPIGLRCYRLRTMCMHFGRWLNLEPEAMRQLVFLCYCHGLGKISIPDQILFKTGPLTEKEWTKVKEYPEVSELICNQHPFLKEFAFLVRTHQERLNGTGYPDGLRGEKIPYIVQVFQLVNAADAIISKRLYRNRSDPPGIRPYWKQAVAEITKEINVGARDPELCEKFFRFLELYYRGGG
- the pheS gene encoding phenylalanine--tRNA ligase subunit alpha, with the protein product MTSLNEIETQLATLKEEATIAIASADTLEQLEQLRINYLGKKGQLSQILRGMGKLAPADRPQIGAIANVVKETLQQNLEQRLQDLKAAEIQEKLRSETLDVTMPGVYRPQGRIHPLNSTIDRALDIFVGLGYTIATGPEMETDYYNFESLNTPPDHPARDMQDTFYLPDGNLLRTHTSSVQIRYMENHEPPIRIVAPGRVYRRDTVDATHSAVFHQIELLAVDEGITFTDLKGTLKEFLEAMFGEELEVRFRASYFPFTEPSAEVDVQWKGKWLEVMGCGMVDPNVLKAVGYDPEIYTGFAAGFGVERFAMVLHQIDDIRRLYNSDLRFLKQF
- the hflX gene encoding GTPase HflX; its protein translation is MYHQRLPSDNLTTPEFAQRVAAISTDIQQPLCTYINRRGQVIRVAVGTPTQTKIPPLELPRYGAERLCGIRCIATQLKSETPRESTLTAMAIQRLDALVVLTITGSGMIRRGGGATGYIKETYLAHLLPPSNSEANNKVDSQLLNWSVSSPMSLDILTKQDFQELVEELEAEFRRQFVAQQVDVDQDRVLIIGLMTEKISPERFEDGLAEIGRLVETAGGEVLGVIQQKRSHPHPQTVVGRGKVEEIALTTQTLAANLVVFDRDLSPAQVRNLESQIGVRVVDRTEVILDIFAQRAQSRAGKLQVELAQLEYMLPRLTGRGQAMSRLGGGIGTRGPGETKLETERRSIQRRIARLQQEVNQLQAHRSRLRQRRQQQDVPTVAVVGYTNAGKSTLLNTLTNAEVYTADQLFATLDPTTRRLPIVDSVTGKSSAMLLIDTVGFIHELPPPLVDSFRATLEEVTEADALLHLVDLSHSAWASHIRSVMGILRDMPITPGPILVAFNKIDQVDSDTLALAKEEFPQGVFISASKGLGLETLRQKLVELVHYAIATQ
- a CDS encoding RNA-guided endonuclease InsQ/TnpB family protein; its protein translation is MRAAYQYRLRLTKAQESEIEKWLDLLRCQYNYLLADRFNWYEQNRCSINSCPLICHLPSLRANPDYFSQKKTLPQLKKDRPWYKVVQSQVLQDCVKRVDLAFKRFLKGDSNGKRSGKPRFKGKNRYRSFTFPSLSKTPINGNTLTLPKFGKVRMIYHRPIPEGFKIKTATITRKADGYYVTLSIQDDTVPDVIPVDSVKNPIGIDMGLKSFLVKSEGSEVPIPQYYRKAQERLKKIQKAVSRSKKGSNNRKKVVNQLGKAHKKVADTRKDFHFKTTKSLLDDYDLVAHEKLNIKGLARTRMAKSVLDAGWGQFLSILSTKAVRVAWPTALNAGLVTVAVNPRNTSQNCSNCGTKVPKKLKDRIHSCPSCGYTEDRDVNAAKNILKLAVGHPVSSKAFRVSEALAGVGKKPTLNF
- a CDS encoding 2-phosphosulfolactate phosphatase family protein, which produces MKLSIYHTPEETPKDTLPDCAIAIDVLRATTTMATALNAGAEAVQVFSDIDKLMQISEQWPTDKRLRAGERGGKMVEGCDMGNSPLICTPERVDGRRLFISTTNGTRALQRVQNSPVVLAAALVNRVAAVEYLLTHKPDTIWLVGSGWEGAYSLEDTVCAGAISQRLMEETGNSVDDIAGNDEVIGAIALYSQWQDKLLEMFYHASHGKRLLRLNGHEDLKYCAQTDVLEALPIQKEPGVLVKNPVNR
- a CDS encoding NifU family protein, whose amino-acid sequence is MALTPENVETVLDEMRPYLIADGGNVELVELDGPTVKLRLQGACGSCPSSTMTLRMGIERRLREFIPEIAEVEQVI